CATGTTTATAGCTGCACATGCCATTGGGCAAGGTACTGTCATCTGGGTGTTTATTTCAGAAATCTTTCCAAATCATTTAAGAGGCTCTGGGCAATCATTTGGCAGTTCGGTACACTGGGTACTTGCCGCTGTTGTGCCTTCATTGGTACCAGTACTTTTTTCAAGTATTGGAGCAGGAATGGTGTTTTTGTTCTTCGCGGTTATGATGGTACTACAACTTTTGTTCGTCATTTTTATGATGCCAGAAACCAAAGGAGTTCCTCTTGAAGAGTTGAGTGAAAAAATGATTAAAGAATAAAATACAACGGATTCACTTTTAAATAATTATGTCAAAAGTAGTGTGTTTTGGAGAAGTGTTGTGGGATGTATTTCCAACCCATAAAAAAATAGGAGGAGCGCCTTTAAATGTTGCCAATAGATTGCAAGCATTGGGGAATAATGTTACAATGATTAGCGCTATTGGTCAAGGTAAAAGCGGGTCTGAATTGCTTCAATATATTAAAGATGTAGGCATTGATATTAGTTGTATTCAAATGCACAATGAGTACAAAACAGGAAAAGTAAAAGTGATGCTAAATGATAAGGGATCGGCGTCCTATGATATTAAATACCCAAGGGCTTGGGACAAAATAAGGTTAACAGAGATAAACAAAGGCGCTGTTAAGAATTCTGATGCGTTTGTTTTTGGCAGTTTGGCAGCAAGAGACGAAAGCTCTAGAAGCACATTGTACAAACTCATAGAACTTGCCAAATACAAAATTTTTGACCTTAATTTAAGGCCGCCATACTACACTAAAGAGGTGTTGGTTCATTTAATGAACCAAGCCGATTTTATAAAATTCAATGATGATGAGCTTTATGAAGTGAGCAAGTCATTGGATTCAAAATATTTGTCATTGGAACAGAACATCCGTTACATTGCAGAAATAACCAATACGAAGCAAATCTGTGTTACCAAAGGGCATCATGGAGCCGTACTGATGTATGATGATACATTTTATTACAATAGTGGCTATCTTATTAAAGTAATTGATACTGTTGGGGCAGGGGATTCGTTTTTAGGTTCGTTAATAAGTCAACTGTTAAACAAGGTTAACCCACAAGAAGCCATAGATTTTGCCTGTGCAGTAGGTGCCATGGTAGCTCAAAGTGAAGGAGCGAATCCGAAGTTGTTGCGTTCGGATATTGAAACGTTTATAAATCCTTTGTTAAATTTTTAAATAAGCAATTATTATAGGCAACACATATGATGGGAGAGAATCTATCCGTAGGTGTTCTTCTAAATAAATCTATTTCTTACGCAACTCAAACAAATCTTTTCTTCTATCCCGTAAGTTTCTAACGCTACCAAATTGGTTCAATTCGCGAAGCATATCAATATCCACATCGGCAATTAAAATCATTTCGGTATTGGTGGTTGCTTCGGCTTTGATACCATTGGCAGGAAAAGCAAAATCACAGGGCGTGAATACCATAGATTGTGCAAATTGAATATCCATATTATGCACTTTAGGTAAATTACCAACGCTACCAGCTATAGCCACATAGCATTCGTTTTCAATAGCACGGGCTTGGGCGCAATGGCGAACTCTGGAATAACCATTTTGGGTATCGGTTAAAAATGGTATAAACAAAATATCCATGCCTTCATCGGCTAAAATGCGGCTTAACTCAGGGAATTCGGAGTCGTAACAAATAAGGATGCCTATTTTACCACAGTCGGTATCGTAAGTTCTTAGTTCATTACCGCCTTGCATGCCCCAAACTTTTGATTCATCTGGGGTTATATGCAGTTTTTCATAACGTTCGGTACTTCCATCCCGTTTACAGAGATAGCCTACATTGTATAGCAAGTCACCTCGTAATTCGGGCATACTCCCTGTAATAATGTTGATATTGTATGAAATAGCTAGTTCGGAAAACTTTTGAACAATAACGGGTGTGAATGCTGCCAATTCCCTAATGGCTTGGCTTTCGGGCATGTGGTTATGGTCGGCCATTAAAGGGGCATTAAAAAACTCGGGGAACAGCGCAAAATCAGACCGATATGCCGACACCGCATCAACAAAATATTCGGCTTGTTGCATTAAATCTTCCATGCTTTTATACAAGCGCATTTGCCATTGTATTAAGCCAAGGCGCACCACCTTTTTCTTGGTTATTGCTTTAGTAGTTTTCTTTTCGTAATAAATATTATCCCATTCCAAAAGCACAGCAAACTCGTTGGAGGCTTTGTCACCTTCCAAATAGCCTTTTAGTATTTTTGAAGGGTGAAAATCGTTGGATATTTGAAAGTTTAAAACAGGATCGTGAATTTCCTTTCTTCTTACCCTCTCTATATATTCTTTCGGGCTCATTTGTTCGGCATACTTGTAGTAGTTGGGAATCCTACCCCCAAAAGCAATGCCTCGTAAATTTAATTTTTCGGTAAGTTCTTTACGGTAATCGTACAAGCGTCTGCCCAAACGTAAACCACGGTATTCCGATTTTATAAATACATCAATGCCATATAGTACGTCGCCATCTTTATTGTGCGTATCAAACGTGAAGTTACCGGTTATTTGCTCGTACGTATGGTGGTCATCAAATTTATCATAATCCAAAATAATAGATAGCGCACATCCAACAAGTTGATTGTTTACTTTGATGACCACTTGCCCTTCTGGAAATTTTTCAATTAAAGATTTTATGTGATATTTTCTCCAATACGACCCAGGCATATTGGCGTAAGCCTCAATCATGACTTCCTTTAACTCTTGATAGTCTTCTAAGGTTAAATACTGTAATTCTATGTTTTCAATATTTTGCATCATAATTATTTAAAAAGCTTTGTGGTTTATGGCGTATAAGTTACAACCATTGAATAATGTCGTATTTTAAAATTAGGCAAAGTGACGCAACAGATTGATCTTAAACTACTATTTACAATATGTCTCCTTTTTACTTTACAACGTTTAAACTTTCGACTTACTTATGTATTAAATTATTGTTTTTTCATGAACTGCCTTAAAGCGACCCACTGTTTTAGCATGTCTCGGGCATCTTGAGCAGGATATCCTAAAACGGTTTTTCCAGCAGCAACATCGCCAACAACCCCAGAACCTGCACCAACGGTAGCTCCAGAATGAATAGTGGTATGGTCTTTAATAGAAGCACTACCGCCAATGATAACACCATCTCCCAAGGTCACGGAACCTGCAAGTCCGCTATGGCCTGCCATAATGCAAGAACGTCCCATAATACTGTTGTGGGCTATTTGCACTAAATTATCAATTTTACATCCATCACCAATAATAGTAGAGCTAAACTTGGCGCGATCTACACATGAGTTGGCACCAATTTCTACATAATGCCCAATGATAACATTGCCTATTTGGGGTATTTTAACGAGGCCTCGTCCATCCTCACTAGGCCTGTATCCAAAACCATCGGCACCAATGCTTACATTGGTATGGAAAATACAATGGCTACCAATAATACAGCGCTCACGAATAACGGTTCCAGACCAAACAACCGTATGGTCACCTATAATGGTTTCATCAAACACACATACATTAGGATATAAAACAACGCCATTACCTAACTCTACATCTTTACCAATATAACAGTTTGCGCCAATTTTACAACCCTCCCCAATTTTTGCCGAGTCGTGTACGACCGCTGTAGGGTGGATATCCATAGTGAATTCAGGTGGTGCTGGATTGAAGAGCTCTAATATTTTAGCCATAGCTAAATCGGCATTCTTCACTTTTATTAAGGCTCTATTCTTCCCTGGCTCTAACTCTAAACTATCGTTTATTACAGCCGCACAAGCTTTAGAGTCTGCCCAATATTTTATATATTTTGTACTTCCTATAAAGGAGATATGATTGCTTTTTGCGTTTTGT
This genomic window from Mariniflexile sp. TRM1-10 contains:
- a CDS encoding carbohydrate kinase family protein, which gives rise to MSKVVCFGEVLWDVFPTHKKIGGAPLNVANRLQALGNNVTMISAIGQGKSGSELLQYIKDVGIDISCIQMHNEYKTGKVKVMLNDKGSASYDIKYPRAWDKIRLTEINKGAVKNSDAFVFGSLAARDESSRSTLYKLIELAKYKIFDLNLRPPYYTKEVLVHLMNQADFIKFNDDELYEVSKSLDSKYLSLEQNIRYIAEITNTKQICVTKGHHGAVLMYDDTFYYNSGYLIKVIDTVGAGDSFLGSLISQLLNKVNPQEAIDFACAVGAMVAQSEGANPKLLRSDIETFINPLLNF
- a CDS encoding carbon-nitrogen hydrolase family protein; its protein translation is MMQNIENIELQYLTLEDYQELKEVMIEAYANMPGSYWRKYHIKSLIEKFPEGQVVIKVNNQLVGCALSIILDYDKFDDHHTYEQITGNFTFDTHNKDGDVLYGIDVFIKSEYRGLRLGRRLYDYRKELTEKLNLRGIAFGGRIPNYYKYAEQMSPKEYIERVRRKEIHDPVLNFQISNDFHPSKILKGYLEGDKASNEFAVLLEWDNIYYEKKTTKAITKKKVVRLGLIQWQMRLYKSMEDLMQQAEYFVDAVSAYRSDFALFPEFFNAPLMADHNHMPESQAIRELAAFTPVIVQKFSELAISYNINIITGSMPELRGDLLYNVGYLCKRDGSTERYEKLHITPDESKVWGMQGGNELRTYDTDCGKIGILICYDSEFPELSRILADEGMDILFIPFLTDTQNGYSRVRHCAQARAIENECYVAIAGSVGNLPKVHNMDIQFAQSMVFTPCDFAFPANGIKAEATTNTEMILIADVDIDMLRELNQFGSVRNLRDRRKDLFELRKK
- the lpxD gene encoding UDP-3-O-(3-hydroxymyristoyl)glucosamine N-acyltransferase translates to MKKSYSIEEINSFLNGELIGNTTQTIEGPEQLQNAKSNHISFIGSTKYIKYWADSKACAAVINDSLELEPGKNRALIKVKNADLAMAKILELFNPAPPEFTMDIHPTAVVHDSAKIGEGCKIGANCYIGKDVELGNGVVLYPNVCVFDETIIGDHTVVWSGTVIRERCIIGSHCIFHTNVSIGADGFGYRPSEDGRGLVKIPQIGNVIIGHYVEIGANSCVDRAKFSSTIIGDGCKIDNLVQIAHNSIMGRSCIMAGHSGLAGSVTLGDGVIIGGSASIKDHTTIHSGATVGAGSGVVGDVAAGKTVLGYPAQDARDMLKQWVALRQFMKKQ